The following coding sequences are from one Gossypium raimondii isolate GPD5lz chromosome 4, ASM2569854v1, whole genome shotgun sequence window:
- the LOC105780096 gene encoding calcium-dependent protein kinase SK5 isoform X2 → MSRTSSGTKPTMVLPYQTPSLTEHYSIGKKLGQGQFGTTYLCTHKPTGQHFACKSIPKRKLICQEDYDDVWREIQIMHHLSEHPHVVRIRGTYEDQLSVHLVMELCEGGELFDRIVQKGHYSEREAAKLIKTIVGVVEACHSLGVMHRDLKPENFLFDTVEEDATLKATDFGLSVFYKPGESFSDVVGSPYYVAPEVLRKHYGPEADVWSAGVILYILLSGVPPFWAETEMGIFRQILQGKIDFDSEPWPAISDSAKDLIRKMLDRHPKRRLTAHQVLCHPWIVDDTIAPDKPLDSAVLSRLKQFSAMNKLKKMALRVIAERLSEEEIGGLKELFKMIDTDNSGTITYEELKDGLKRVGSELMESEIKDLMDAADIDNNGTIDYGEFLAATVHLNKLEREENLVGAFSFFDKDGSGYITIDELQQACEEFGLSDVHLDEMIKEIDQDNDGQIDYGEFAAMMRKGNGGIGRRTMRRTINLGDAFGVKSNGAKELNSSV, encoded by the exons atgagtAGAACAAGCTCAGGGACGAAGCCCACAATGGTTCTTCCCTACCAGACCCCAAGCTTGACAGAGCATTACAGCATAGGGAAGAAACTTGGGCAAGGTCAGTTTGGGACTACATACCTCTGTACCCACAAACCAACGGGGCAGCACTTCGCCTGCAAGTCAATCCCAAAGCGGAAGCTGATTTGTCAAGAGGACTACGATGATGTTTGGAGAGAAATCCAGATAATGCACCACTTATCCGAGCACCCACATGTGGTGAGGATCAGGGGTACCTACGAGGATCAGCTATCTGTGCACTTGGTGATGGAGCTTTGTGAGGGCGGTGAACTTTTTGATAGGATAGTCCAGAAAGGTCATTACAGTGAGAGGGAAGCTGCTAAGTTGATCAAAACCATTGTTGGAGTTGTTGAGGCTTGTCATTCTCTTGGGGTCATGCACAGAGATCTTAAGCCTGAGAACTTCTTGTTTGATACGGTTGAGGAAGATGCTACGCTCAAGGCCACTGATTTTGGGTTGTCTGTTTTCTACAAGCCAG GTGAATCTTTCTCTGATGTTGTCGGGAGTCCATACTACGTTGCACCAGAGGTTTTACGGAAGCATTATGGACCTGAAGCAGATGTGTGGAGTGCTGGTGTTATTCTGTACATATTATTGAGTGGGGTGCCACCATTTTGGGCAG AAACTGAAATGGGAATTTTCCGGCAGATTTTACAAGGGAAAATAGATTTTGATTCAGAACCTTGGCCTGCTATTTCTGATAGTGCAAAGGATCTCATAAGAAAAATGCTTGACCGCCATCCAAAGAGAAGGCTAACTGCTCATCAAGTCTTGT GCCACCCATGGATTGTAGATGACACCATTGCACCCGATAAGCCTCTTGATTCTGCAGTATTGTCACGCCTGAAGCAGTTCTCAGCAATGAACAAACTTAAAAAGATGGCTTTGCGA GTTATAGCAGAAAGGCTTTCGGAAGAAGAAATCGGTGGTCTGAAAGAGTTATTTAAAATGATAGATACCGACAATAGTGGAACAATTACATATGAAGAATTAAAAGACGGCCTCAAACGAGTGGGTTCTGAACTTATGGAATCCGAGATCAAAGATCTTATGGATGCA GCAGACATTGACAACAACGGGACAATCGATTACGGTGAATTCCTTGCTGCCACGGTGCACTTGAATAAACTGGAAAGGGAAGAGAATCTGGTGGGTGCCTTCTCCTTTTTCGACAAAGATGGGAGTGGATACATAACCATTGATGAGCTTCAACAAGCCTGCGAAGAGTTTGGATTAAGCGACGTCCATCTTGACGAGATGATCAAAGAAATCGATCAAGATAAC GATGGACAAATAGACTATGGGGAGTTTGCAGCAATGATGAGGAAGGGCAATGGAGGTATTGGGAGGAGAACTATGAGAAGGACGATCAATTTGGGAGACGCGTTCGGGGTGAAGTCAAATGGAGCTAAGGAATTGAATAGTTCAGTTTGA
- the LOC105780096 gene encoding calcium-dependent protein kinase SK5 isoform X1 translates to MSRTSSGTKPTMVLPYQTPSLTEHYSIGKKLGQGQFGTTYLCTHKPTGQHFACKSIPKRKLICQEDYDDVWREIQIMHHLSEHPHVVRIRGTYEDQLSVHLVMELCEGGELFDRIVQKGHYSEREAAKLIKTIVGVVEACHSLGVMHRDLKPENFLFDTVEEDATLKATDFGLSVFYKPGESFSDVVGSPYYVAPEVLRKHYGPEADVWSAGVILYILLSGVPPFWAETEMGIFRQILQGKIDFDSEPWPAISDSAKDLIRKMLDRHPKRRLTAHQVLCHPWIVDDTIAPDKPLDSAVLSRLKQFSAMNKLKKMALRVIAERLSEEEIGGLKELFKMIDTDNSGTITYEELKDGLKRVGSELMESEIKDLMDAVRNSIDVIWQSLCTPVALTFYPLLNGQTFMLFWQADIDNNGTIDYGEFLAATVHLNKLEREENLVGAFSFFDKDGSGYITIDELQQACEEFGLSDVHLDEMIKEIDQDNDGQIDYGEFAAMMRKGNGGIGRRTMRRTINLGDAFGVKSNGAKELNSSV, encoded by the exons atgagtAGAACAAGCTCAGGGACGAAGCCCACAATGGTTCTTCCCTACCAGACCCCAAGCTTGACAGAGCATTACAGCATAGGGAAGAAACTTGGGCAAGGTCAGTTTGGGACTACATACCTCTGTACCCACAAACCAACGGGGCAGCACTTCGCCTGCAAGTCAATCCCAAAGCGGAAGCTGATTTGTCAAGAGGACTACGATGATGTTTGGAGAGAAATCCAGATAATGCACCACTTATCCGAGCACCCACATGTGGTGAGGATCAGGGGTACCTACGAGGATCAGCTATCTGTGCACTTGGTGATGGAGCTTTGTGAGGGCGGTGAACTTTTTGATAGGATAGTCCAGAAAGGTCATTACAGTGAGAGGGAAGCTGCTAAGTTGATCAAAACCATTGTTGGAGTTGTTGAGGCTTGTCATTCTCTTGGGGTCATGCACAGAGATCTTAAGCCTGAGAACTTCTTGTTTGATACGGTTGAGGAAGATGCTACGCTCAAGGCCACTGATTTTGGGTTGTCTGTTTTCTACAAGCCAG GTGAATCTTTCTCTGATGTTGTCGGGAGTCCATACTACGTTGCACCAGAGGTTTTACGGAAGCATTATGGACCTGAAGCAGATGTGTGGAGTGCTGGTGTTATTCTGTACATATTATTGAGTGGGGTGCCACCATTTTGGGCAG AAACTGAAATGGGAATTTTCCGGCAGATTTTACAAGGGAAAATAGATTTTGATTCAGAACCTTGGCCTGCTATTTCTGATAGTGCAAAGGATCTCATAAGAAAAATGCTTGACCGCCATCCAAAGAGAAGGCTAACTGCTCATCAAGTCTTGT GCCACCCATGGATTGTAGATGACACCATTGCACCCGATAAGCCTCTTGATTCTGCAGTATTGTCACGCCTGAAGCAGTTCTCAGCAATGAACAAACTTAAAAAGATGGCTTTGCGA GTTATAGCAGAAAGGCTTTCGGAAGAAGAAATCGGTGGTCTGAAAGAGTTATTTAAAATGATAGATACCGACAATAGTGGAACAATTACATATGAAGAATTAAAAGACGGCCTCAAACGAGTGGGTTCTGAACTTATGGAATCCGAGATCAAAGATCTTATGGATGCAGTAAGGAATTCCATCGATGTTATTTGGCAATCCTTGTGTACACCTGTTGCACTTACTTTTTATCCTTTGCTAAACGGACAAACCTTCATGTTGTTTTGGCAGGCAGACATTGACAACAACGGGACAATCGATTACGGTGAATTCCTTGCTGCCACGGTGCACTTGAATAAACTGGAAAGGGAAGAGAATCTGGTGGGTGCCTTCTCCTTTTTCGACAAAGATGGGAGTGGATACATAACCATTGATGAGCTTCAACAAGCCTGCGAAGAGTTTGGATTAAGCGACGTCCATCTTGACGAGATGATCAAAGAAATCGATCAAGATAAC GATGGACAAATAGACTATGGGGAGTTTGCAGCAATGATGAGGAAGGGCAATGGAGGTATTGGGAGGAGAACTATGAGAAGGACGATCAATTTGGGAGACGCGTTCGGGGTGAAGTCAAATGGAGCTAAGGAATTGAATAGTTCAGTTTGA